One region of Endozoicomonas sp. Mp262 genomic DNA includes:
- the sfsA gene encoding DNA/RNA nuclease SfsA → MQYQHELYEARLLKRYKRFMADVELPDGSQITLHCPNTGSMKNCIFPGGKVWYSDSDNPKRKHPCTWEQAEIPVSFNGQQKTALAGLNTHRANALVEELLVKSLVPELSGYKNISREVRYGQENSRIDLLLQGDDLADCYVEVKSVTLATGDGLGIFPDAVTARGVKHLRELMHIKEQGKRAVLFFCVQHTGIEKVAPADDIDPLYGKTLREAAQAGVEIMAWGAEVSPAAITLTTPLPVIM, encoded by the coding sequence ATGCAATATCAACATGAGCTTTATGAGGCGCGTTTGCTCAAACGCTACAAGCGGTTTATGGCGGATGTTGAGCTCCCGGATGGGAGCCAGATAACCCTCCACTGCCCTAATACCGGCTCCATGAAAAACTGTATTTTTCCCGGAGGAAAGGTGTGGTACTCCGATTCGGACAACCCCAAGAGGAAGCATCCCTGCACCTGGGAGCAAGCGGAAATTCCTGTCAGCTTTAACGGCCAGCAGAAAACCGCACTGGCTGGACTCAATACCCATCGAGCCAATGCATTGGTAGAAGAGCTACTGGTTAAGAGCCTGGTTCCCGAGCTTTCCGGATACAAGAACATTTCCCGGGAAGTTCGCTATGGCCAGGAAAACAGCCGCATTGATTTACTGTTACAGGGTGACGACCTTGCCGACTGTTATGTTGAAGTGAAGAGTGTCACCCTGGCAACCGGTGATGGCCTGGGCATTTTTCCTGATGCGGTAACCGCCAGAGGTGTAAAACACCTGCGGGAGCTGATGCATATTAAAGAACAGGGAAAAAGAGCGGTGCTTTTTTTCTGTGTCCAGCATACCGGTATTGAAAAGGTAGCCCCGGCCGATGACATTGACCCTCTCTACGGAAAAACCCTGAGAGAAGCCGCGCAAGCCGGTGTGGAAATTATGGCATGGGGAGCAGAGGTATCTCCTGCGGCCATCACATTGACCACTCCACTGCCTGTAATCATGTAG
- a CDS encoding ChaN family lipoprotein has translation MIKRAFSRLFGLLVVSLLVTGCEKFQPKGIARSGIWDSFRQDWITEEEFSESLGSADFIIIGDLQNAPSLGHQLTLLMDSMKKRGKVELLALDELSASYSHDGKKAAEGVFREKYDAAAFEKYKPLFQWADREGISITGTALPPEQLQSLKNKEERKKFAVKVEGSLTRESLRELTQTLECSHRPGSLSTDYLVLAHQFKDYTMADRLLSEGKKSLLVTRAFHARLDLGVNRYIKVRKPSSSVKSVLMYSSLDDSLSSPGDEEMKSWYDYIWVNPGAKGR, from the coding sequence ATGATTAAACGTGCCTTTTCCAGGCTCTTTGGCTTGCTGGTGGTTTCATTGCTAGTGACAGGCTGTGAAAAATTTCAGCCAAAGGGTATAGCTCGCTCAGGTATTTGGGACAGTTTCAGACAAGACTGGATAACAGAGGAAGAGTTCTCTGAAAGTCTTGGCAGTGCAGATTTTATTATTATTGGGGATCTCCAGAATGCACCTTCTCTCGGTCATCAGTTAACCCTATTAATGGACAGTATGAAAAAAAGGGGGAAGGTTGAGTTGCTAGCACTGGATGAGCTATCCGCAAGCTACAGCCATGATGGAAAAAAAGCAGCTGAAGGGGTGTTCCGGGAGAAATATGATGCTGCGGCGTTTGAAAAATATAAACCACTGTTCCAGTGGGCTGACAGGGAAGGTATTTCTATAACGGGTACTGCATTACCACCAGAGCAACTGCAATCCTTAAAAAATAAAGAGGAGCGTAAAAAGTTTGCAGTAAAAGTCGAGGGTTCGCTTACCCGGGAAAGTTTAAGAGAGCTGACTCAAACCCTTGAATGCTCCCATAGACCCGGAAGTTTGTCCACTGACTACCTGGTGCTTGCCCATCAGTTTAAGGACTATACCATGGCTGACCGGTTATTATCTGAAGGTAAAAAATCCTTGTTGGTAACCCGTGCATTTCATGCTCGCCTGGATCTGGGGGTTAATCGCTATATCAAAGTAAGGAAACCCAGTTCTTCAGTAAAATCAGTTCTTATGTATTCATCACTGGATGACAGCCTATCCTCTCCCGGGGATGAAGAGATGAAGTCCTGGTACGACTATATCTGGGTTAATCCGGGAGCTAAGGGAAGGTAA
- a CDS encoding Gfo/Idh/MocA family oxidoreductase gives MLRTAVIGTGYLGSFHAHKYAQIAGCQLVGVADTNHENGSKIARRFNTQYYPNHKALLGKVDAVSVAVPTAYHHEITRDFLKAGVHVLVEKPVTNRVAEARELVKIARDKKLVLQVGFLERFNAALGNIAPLLKQPKFIESHRLAGFKPRSMDINVVMDLMIHDLDIILSLLDAPLVNIAANGTKVLSDSIDIAQARLTFQCGCVANITASRISHKSKRKIRIFQEDSCIYVDFKDLKTSYFFKGSGEQFPGIPTIECHEKSYVDDDQLKKEIEDFLLCICHSRSPKASGEDGQKALDVACQISDMIHRSSQ, from the coding sequence ATGCTACGAACAGCAGTCATAGGTACGGGCTACCTAGGATCATTTCATGCCCATAAATATGCCCAGATAGCCGGTTGCCAGCTCGTTGGGGTTGCAGACACCAATCATGAAAACGGGAGCAAAATTGCCCGGCGATTCAATACCCAATACTACCCTAACCATAAAGCGCTTTTGGGTAAGGTGGATGCCGTCAGTGTGGCCGTTCCCACTGCCTACCATCACGAAATAACACGGGACTTCCTGAAAGCCGGTGTCCATGTTTTAGTGGAGAAACCCGTTACCAACCGTGTGGCAGAGGCCAGGGAGCTGGTCAAGATTGCCCGGGATAAAAAGCTCGTGCTACAAGTGGGGTTTCTTGAACGGTTTAATGCGGCCCTGGGCAATATTGCCCCTCTCCTTAAGCAGCCAAAATTTATTGAGTCTCACCGGTTAGCTGGCTTCAAGCCCAGATCCATGGATATTAATGTTGTGATGGACCTAATGATTCATGATCTGGATATTATCCTGAGCCTGCTTGACGCCCCTCTGGTAAATATCGCTGCAAACGGTACTAAGGTTTTATCTGATAGCATTGATATCGCACAGGCAAGGCTGACCTTCCAATGTGGCTGTGTTGCCAATATTACTGCCAGCAGGATAAGCCATAAAAGCAAGCGAAAAATCCGTATCTTTCAGGAAGATTCCTGTATCTATGTGGATTTTAAGGATCTGAAAACCAGTTACTTTTTTAAAGGTTCCGGTGAACAGTTCCCTGGCATTCCAACCATTGAGTGTCACGAAAAAAGCTACGTGGATGATGACCAGTTAAAAAAAGAAATTGAAGATTTTCTCTTGTGTATCTGTCACTCCCGAAGCCCTAAAGCCAGTGGGGAAGATGGTCAGAAAGCCCTGGATGTTGCCTGCCAGATTTCCGATATGATTCACAGGAGCAGCCAATGA
- a CDS encoding DegT/DnrJ/EryC1/StrS family aminotransferase: protein MTRPIPMVDMTRWHTEIQKELESTALKVLRSGRFILGSELEAFEHEAARYLGSEFAIGCASGTDALILALKAAGIQPGDEVITTPFTFFATAEAIVQVGANPVFIDIDSKSYNLDPQQITSAITPKTRAVLIVHLFGCPAKIDAIVSICKTHNLILLEDCAQSFGAAFANQKTGTFGLAGCYSFFPSKNLGGFGDGGLVVTDCPKVAERLLELRNHGSLRQYHHKTIGYNSRLDELQAALLRVKLRYIDAYNKSRRQVAKWYGEYLNNTRLCLPEEPADNCHHVFNQYTVLAENRDTLKKHLETQGIASSVFYPVPLYHQPSLSHCQSVINWDDRTPETEKVSRKCLSLPIYPYIPQEHIAYIASVLESSR, encoded by the coding sequence ATGACACGCCCTATTCCCATGGTTGATATGACCCGCTGGCATACTGAAATCCAGAAAGAGCTTGAAAGTACCGCCTTAAAGGTTTTACGCTCAGGTCGTTTTATCCTGGGGTCGGAGTTGGAAGCCTTTGAGCATGAGGCAGCACGCTATCTTGGATCAGAATTTGCCATAGGATGCGCCAGTGGCACTGATGCCTTGATTCTGGCCCTTAAAGCGGCAGGCATTCAACCCGGTGATGAAGTGATTACCACCCCCTTTACCTTTTTTGCCACAGCGGAAGCCATTGTCCAGGTGGGCGCAAACCCCGTATTTATTGATATTGACTCTAAAAGCTATAACCTTGACCCTCAACAAATAACGTCAGCAATCACTCCAAAAACCCGCGCAGTGCTTATTGTTCACCTATTCGGTTGTCCGGCCAAAATAGATGCCATTGTTTCCATATGCAAGACTCATAACCTGATTCTTCTGGAGGACTGTGCCCAGTCCTTCGGAGCAGCCTTCGCTAACCAAAAAACAGGCACATTCGGCCTGGCGGGCTGCTACAGTTTTTTTCCCAGTAAAAATCTTGGAGGGTTTGGCGATGGCGGGCTTGTGGTAACAGACTGCCCGAAAGTGGCAGAACGACTTCTGGAACTGCGTAACCATGGTAGCCTGCGCCAATATCATCATAAAACGATAGGCTATAACAGTCGTCTGGATGAATTACAGGCGGCATTATTAAGAGTTAAGCTCAGGTATATTGATGCCTACAATAAGAGCAGAAGACAGGTTGCAAAGTGGTATGGTGAATACCTGAATAACACCCGGCTTTGCCTTCCCGAAGAACCCGCAGATAACTGCCACCACGTATTTAACCAGTACACAGTACTTGCAGAGAATCGGGACACCCTAAAAAAACATCTGGAAACACAAGGCATTGCCAGTTCTGTTTTTTATCCTGTTCCCCTTTACCACCAGCCCTCCTTATCACACTGTCAGTCTGTGATTAACTGGGATGACAGGACTCCCGAAACTGAAAAGGTGTCCAGGAAATGTCTGTCCTTGCCCATCTACCCATACATTCCCCAGGAACATATAGCCTATATAGCCTCAGTTCTTGAAAGCAGCCGTTGA
- a CDS encoding energy transducer TonB: MSRKLILTLLISLSAHVAAVMHFSQQEKQVERMNTGSIQAPVSLTFSVVTAPEIPKVSEEAKPEPHPQKILKKPLPKPQANSKPVLKKPEKHIEKKPEKVKPGKVKKQPEKKQEMPEQKQSIKTALVESKVDDLSDEPVLVSQPPIIHRVQPMYPNRYRRRNIESQVTLELLVNRQGEVIDIIILESSGYHQMDRSAILAVKQWRFKPEQRNGHFVQARFQVPVEFKINSA; this comes from the coding sequence ATGTCCCGTAAGTTGATTCTGACCTTGCTTATTTCCCTGTCTGCCCATGTGGCGGCTGTGATGCATTTTAGCCAGCAGGAAAAGCAGGTTGAGCGTATGAATACAGGAAGTATCCAGGCACCGGTAAGCCTGACCTTTTCTGTTGTCACTGCTCCCGAGATACCAAAAGTTTCAGAAGAGGCTAAACCTGAACCTCATCCTCAAAAAATTCTTAAAAAGCCTTTGCCTAAACCTCAGGCCAATAGCAAGCCAGTGCTGAAAAAGCCTGAAAAGCACATTGAGAAAAAGCCGGAAAAGGTAAAGCCCGGGAAAGTTAAGAAACAGCCTGAAAAAAAGCAGGAAATGCCTGAGCAAAAGCAGTCAATAAAAACAGCATTGGTGGAAAGCAAGGTTGATGACTTGAGTGACGAACCTGTGCTGGTTTCTCAGCCGCCCATTATTCATCGGGTGCAGCCCATGTATCCTAATCGCTATCGTCGCAGGAATATTGAAAGCCAGGTGACTCTTGAATTGCTGGTCAACAGACAAGGTGAGGTGATAGACATTATTATTCTGGAATCTTCCGGCTATCACCAGATGGACAGGTCTGCCATTTTAGCAGTCAAACAGTGGCGGTTTAAACCTGAGCAGCGCAATGGCCACTTTGTTCAGGCACGATTTCAAGTACCTGTAGAGTTCAAAATTAATTCAGCTTAG
- the gluQRS gene encoding tRNA glutamyl-Q(34) synthetase GluQRS, producing the protein MPIAKEKPYIGRFAPSPSGPLHFGSLVAALASYLDAKASHGLWLVRVEDIDPPREQPGATETILMALDAYGMHWDGEVLYQSKREEAYQRVLEQLWEGGLLYPCNCTRKKLAGLNGVYPGFCRQKTSYPDNEPFALRLKCTDSKISFRDKIQGDQSVRLADLGDFILRRKDLLYAYQLAVCVDDQYQGVTHIVRGYDLLDSTPRQLYLQSLLEYRHPVYAHIPVITQVAGGEKLSKQNRAKALPLDYPRPLLVKAMKALGLQPDNDLLASSVDEILLWGVEQWDINKVPKVPEIPMPMLL; encoded by the coding sequence ATGCCCATAGCGAAAGAAAAACCGTACATCGGTCGCTTTGCCCCTTCCCCTTCAGGCCCCCTGCATTTTGGTTCGCTGGTGGCGGCACTTGCCAGTTATCTTGATGCCAAAGCCAGTCATGGACTCTGGCTGGTGAGGGTGGAAGATATTGATCCCCCGAGAGAGCAACCCGGCGCAACAGAAACTATCCTCATGGCACTGGATGCCTATGGTATGCACTGGGATGGCGAGGTGCTCTACCAAAGTAAGCGGGAGGAGGCTTATCAAAGGGTTCTTGAGCAACTATGGGAAGGTGGCTTGCTTTACCCCTGTAACTGTACCCGAAAAAAACTGGCAGGACTGAATGGGGTTTATCCCGGATTTTGTCGACAAAAAACATCTTACCCTGATAACGAGCCATTTGCCTTACGGCTGAAATGCACTGATAGCAAGATCTCGTTCAGGGATAAGATACAGGGTGATCAGTCTGTTCGGCTGGCCGACCTGGGTGATTTTATTCTTCGGCGCAAAGACCTTCTCTATGCCTACCAGCTGGCCGTATGTGTGGATGATCAGTATCAGGGCGTGACCCATATTGTCCGCGGCTATGACCTGCTGGACTCAACGCCAAGACAGCTTTATTTACAGTCTTTGCTAGAGTACCGGCATCCGGTTTATGCACATATCCCTGTGATTACCCAGGTGGCTGGTGGTGAAAAACTCAGCAAACAAAACCGGGCGAAAGCGTTGCCGTTGGATTATCCCCGGCCATTACTGGTAAAAGCCATGAAAGCCCTTGGCTTACAGCCGGACAATGATTTGCTGGCGAGTTCTGTGGATGAGATTCTGCTGTGGGGCGTTGAACAGTGGGATATTAATAAAGTACCCAAAGTGCCAGAGATTCCTATGCCAATGCTTTTATAG
- the dksA gene encoding RNA polymerase-binding protein DksA: MSAQNKADQNNLLKSFTPYQESEGEEYMSDQQMEHFTNILHSWKRELMEEVDRTVNHMQDEAANFPDPADRASQEEEFSLELRTRDRERKLIKKINDTLGRIEEGDYGFCDSCGVEIGIRRLEARPTATLCIDCKTLAEIKERQLGS; this comes from the coding sequence ATGTCAGCACAGAATAAAGCAGACCAGAATAATCTGCTCAAATCCTTTACCCCCTACCAGGAGTCAGAGGGTGAAGAGTACATGAGCGACCAGCAGATGGAACATTTCACCAATATCCTGCATAGCTGGAAGCGGGAGTTAATGGAGGAAGTGGACCGGACCGTAAACCATATGCAGGACGAGGCAGCGAATTTTCCTGATCCGGCAGACCGTGCCAGTCAGGAAGAAGAGTTTAGCCTTGAGCTTCGTACCCGTGACCGGGAGCGGAAGTTGATTAAAAAGATCAATGACACTCTGGGGCGTATCGAAGAAGGCGATTATGGCTTTTGTGACAGCTGTGGTGTGGAGATAGGCATTCGTCGCCTGGAAGCCCGCCCAACAGCAACCCTGTGTATTGACTGTAAAACCCTGGCTGAAATAAAAGAAAGGCAGCTGGGTTCCTGA
- a CDS encoding biopolymer transporter ExbD, producing the protein MIRIKDSEETGAALPLPDLTPLLDVVFIVMVFLLFTANAQTLSLPVELPQATRADTTVTREPKTLTVSLLSEGEPWALEEQRFDSWNVFSGKLLESVREKPGVTVLIAGDKEAPLGNLVKLMMFLGKHDIQAAQVLMDESSS; encoded by the coding sequence ATGATCCGGATAAAAGATTCAGAGGAAACCGGTGCGGCTTTGCCCTTACCGGATTTAACGCCACTATTGGATGTGGTCTTTATTGTGATGGTGTTTTTGCTGTTTACGGCAAATGCCCAGACCCTGAGCCTGCCTGTGGAACTGCCCCAGGCAACCCGGGCAGATACCACTGTGACCCGGGAGCCAAAGACGCTGACAGTGAGCCTTTTGTCGGAAGGTGAACCCTGGGCGCTAGAGGAACAGCGCTTTGACAGCTGGAACGTTTTTTCTGGCAAGCTACTGGAAAGTGTTAGGGAAAAACCCGGCGTTACTGTCCTGATTGCCGGAGACAAGGAGGCACCTTTAGGCAACCTGGTTAAATTAATGATGTTCCTGGGCAAGCATGACATTCAGGCGGCACAGGTATTAATGGATGAATCCTCTTCCTGA
- a CDS encoding MotA/TolQ/ExbB proton channel family protein, whose translation MLADQISSLGVMAWPLLAVSCIGFAMILERLITYAMLPSLGKKSLKALYLEIKQCAHCNSSQKQLCNNLCKNRGIRQGIAILLSHNACNKEVREEVAGLWLLKQKQALHAWLKPIMLIGILSPMLGLLGTVLGLINMFQGIASIAGPVTPDVLAGGLWEAMYTTAFGLIVAIPALTAAHGLGIWANQYIGKLEFAMNHVNLLLEGLKMNDDGLAEGSEVSHKPCSKASGIQETNEAVLA comes from the coding sequence ATGTTGGCAGATCAAATTTCTTCATTAGGCGTTATGGCATGGCCGTTATTGGCCGTTTCCTGTATTGGATTTGCCATGATTCTTGAGCGGCTGATTACCTATGCCATGCTGCCTTCCCTTGGCAAAAAAAGTCTGAAGGCGCTTTACCTGGAAATAAAACAGTGTGCCCATTGCAATAGCAGCCAAAAACAGTTGTGTAATAATCTGTGTAAAAACCGTGGCATTCGCCAGGGCATTGCCATTTTATTAAGTCACAATGCTTGCAATAAAGAGGTGCGGGAAGAAGTTGCAGGTCTTTGGCTGCTCAAGCAGAAGCAAGCTTTACATGCCTGGCTAAAGCCCATAATGCTCATTGGTATTCTCTCGCCCATGCTGGGGCTTCTGGGAACGGTACTGGGCCTGATTAACATGTTTCAGGGCATTGCCAGTATAGCCGGACCCGTGACCCCGGATGTATTGGCCGGAGGACTCTGGGAAGCCATGTATACCACCGCCTTTGGCCTGATAGTGGCCATTCCTGCGCTGACTGCGGCCCATGGTTTGGGAATATGGGCTAACCAGTATATTGGCAAACTGGAATTTGCCATGAACCATGTTAACTTGTTGCTCGAAGGCCTGAAAATGAATGATGACGGGCTGGCTGAAGGTAGCGAAGTCAGTCATAAGCCCTGTAGTAAGGCTTCAGGTATTCAGGAAACCAATGAAGCGGTGCTGGCATGA